A stretch of the Marivirga tractuosa DSM 4126 genome encodes the following:
- a CDS encoding VF530 family protein, translated as MPEQQPNNPLHGITLKAILEHLVEVYSWDELGDRIRINSFNHDPSIKSSLTFLRKTPWAREKVERLYIKSLKK; from the coding sequence ATGCCAGAACAACAACCCAATAATCCACTTCATGGAATAACACTAAAAGCTATTTTAGAGCATTTAGTAGAAGTTTACAGCTGGGATGAACTAGGAGATAGAATTAGAATCAATAGTTTTAATCATGACCCTTCCATAAAATCTAGTTTAACTTTTTTAAGAAAAACACCGTGGGCTAGAGAAAAAGTGGAGCGGCTTTACATTAAAAGTTTGAAGAAATAG
- the mdh gene encoding malate dehydrogenase — MKVTVVGAGAVGASCAEYIAIKNFAEEVVLVDIKEGFAEGKAMDLMQCASLNGFDTKITGVTNDYSKTADSDVAVITSGIPRKPGMTREELISTNAGIVKQVAENLIKNSPNVTIIVVSNPMDTMAYLAHKATNLPKNKIIGMGGALDSARFKYRLAEALECPASDVDGMVIGGHSDTGMIPLTRLATRNSVPVSKFISNDKLENVKEETKVGGATLTKLLGTSAWYAPGAAVSAMVHAIANDSKKMFPCSCLLEGEYGLKDISIGVPAIIGKNGIEEIVEIELDDAEKAKLNESAEAVRKTNGLL; from the coding sequence ATGAAAGTTACCGTAGTAGGAGCTGGTGCAGTGGGTGCAAGTTGTGCCGAATACATTGCCATCAAAAATTTCGCTGAAGAAGTAGTATTGGTTGATATCAAAGAAGGCTTTGCTGAAGGGAAAGCAATGGATTTGATGCAATGTGCTTCATTAAATGGATTTGATACAAAAATCACGGGTGTTACAAATGACTACAGCAAAACAGCTGATAGTGATGTTGCCGTAATTACTTCTGGTATCCCAAGAAAACCAGGAATGACAAGAGAAGAATTGATCTCTACCAATGCGGGTATCGTAAAGCAAGTTGCTGAAAACTTAATCAAAAATTCGCCAAATGTGACCATCATTGTGGTTTCTAATCCAATGGATACAATGGCTTATTTGGCTCATAAAGCAACTAACTTACCAAAAAATAAAATTATTGGAATGGGCGGAGCTTTAGATTCAGCTCGTTTCAAATACAGATTAGCGGAAGCTCTAGAATGCCCTGCTTCAGATGTTGACGGAATGGTAATCGGTGGACATAGCGATACTGGCATGATTCCTTTGACAAGATTAGCAACTAGAAATAGTGTCCCTGTTTCTAAATTTATTTCTAATGATAAATTAGAAAACGTAAAAGAAGAAACAAAAGTAGGAGGAGCTACCTTGACCAAATTATTAGGAACTTCTGCTTGGTATGCGCCAGGTGCTGCTGTATCTGCTATGGTTCATGCCATTGCAAATGATTCTAAGAAAATGTTCCCTTGTTCATGTTTATTGGAAGGTGAATATGGATTGAAAGACATTTCTATAGGAGTTCCTGCCATCATCGGTAAAAACGGAATTGAAGAAATCGTTGAAATTGAATTAGATGATGCTGAAAAAGCAAAATTGAATGAAAGTGCCGAAGCAGTAAGAAAAACTAATGGTTTATTGTAA
- a CDS encoding cyclic nucleotide-binding domain-containing protein, which translates to MKILNPFKKTYDHKQVVLFKFLKEIKLFEQLSFEQLSHFVPFMHMRVYKKDEVVFFRDDPSHALYLTQRGEISLTIDIQDRFESLGILTENKSFGDNALIPDARRIYNAVVASEKAQIYVIPQINIFEIFDHYPKIKAKVLESYTQQQNDYVARLFSTYKTNFGFFDLGHVYGKM; encoded by the coding sequence ATGAAAATTCTTAATCCATTTAAAAAGACATATGACCATAAGCAAGTGGTTCTTTTTAAGTTTTTAAAAGAGATTAAACTGTTTGAGCAATTGAGTTTTGAACAACTATCTCACTTTGTTCCTTTTATGCATATGCGTGTATATAAAAAAGATGAGGTGGTTTTTTTTCGGGACGATCCTAGTCACGCCTTATATCTTACACAAAGAGGGGAAATTTCTTTGACTATTGATATACAAGATAGATTTGAGAGTTTAGGTATATTGACTGAGAATAAATCTTTTGGAGACAATGCGTTAATTCCTGATGCAAGGAGAATTTATAATGCGGTAGTGGCTTCTGAAAAAGCTCAAATTTATGTGATTCCCCAGATTAATATATTTGAAATTTTTGATCATTATCCCAAAATAAAAGCGAAAGTTTTAGAGTCGTACACCCAACAACAAAATGATTATGTGGCTCGTTTGTTTTCGACATATAAGACCAATTTCGGCTTTTTCGATTTAGGTCATGTTTACGGAAAAATGTAG
- the tilS gene encoding tRNA lysidine(34) synthetase TilS has protein sequence MLSASFLDYIKKESLFNRHEHLLLAISGGLDSVVLAHLLKLTDFHFSMAHMNFQLRDEDSNRDEKFVRELAKKLEVEVFVKRVEIDKEKGSTQLQARDLRYDWFRRLMKDHHFSKLLTAHHANDLLETTLLNLIRGTGIKGLRSILPLHHNIARPLLFASKEQIKEYAEENSIEWREDVSNASEKYKRNKMRHRVIPLLLKENPNLLSGIQQTTLRLRAAESVWDEKLAKIRKKYVFNRDEGIRIDRRILKLPQMEVFLYEFLSDYGFNLAQLQSFKFRKIGAQLSSFSHTLVIDRGFLLVNPISDEIQKQFFPIQIQLKDKLIKTPLGLFKWSFINKNDVDYSIGNKIVFIEANKLKEPIELDLWKEGDKIQPIGMKGKKKISDILIDQKVPLPQKKKVMVLKSGGEIIWVIGHKFSDSFKVKKDTTKILRIEYENS, from the coding sequence ATGTTAAGTGCGTCATTTTTAGATTATATAAAAAAAGAAAGCCTTTTTAATAGGCATGAACATTTACTCCTTGCCATTAGTGGCGGGCTTGATTCTGTTGTTTTAGCTCATTTGTTGAAACTGACTGATTTTCATTTTTCAATGGCTCATATGAATTTTCAATTAAGAGATGAGGATTCAAATCGAGATGAGAAATTCGTTAGAGAATTAGCAAAGAAGTTGGAAGTTGAAGTTTTTGTCAAGAGAGTTGAGATTGATAAGGAAAAAGGTTCTACACAGCTTCAGGCAAGGGATTTGCGATATGATTGGTTCCGAAGATTGATGAAAGATCATCATTTTAGTAAGTTGTTGACTGCTCATCATGCGAATGATTTATTAGAGACAACTTTATTGAATTTGATTAGAGGGACGGGAATAAAAGGCCTGAGAAGTATTCTTCCTCTTCATCATAATATTGCCAGACCATTACTTTTTGCAAGCAAAGAACAAATTAAGGAGTATGCTGAGGAAAACAGCATCGAATGGAGGGAGGATGTTTCAAATGCTTCAGAAAAATATAAAAGGAATAAAATGAGACATCGTGTCATTCCTTTATTATTGAAGGAGAATCCAAATTTACTTAGCGGTATTCAACAAACAACTTTGAGATTACGTGCTGCAGAGTCGGTTTGGGATGAAAAATTAGCCAAAATCCGAAAGAAATATGTTTTTAATCGGGATGAAGGGATAAGAATCGATAGAAGGATTCTAAAACTACCACAAATGGAAGTGTTTTTATATGAATTTTTGTCTGATTATGGATTTAATTTAGCACAATTACAATCTTTCAAATTTCGAAAAATTGGTGCTCAGTTATCATCTTTCTCTCATACTTTAGTTATAGATAGGGGTTTTTTACTAGTAAATCCAATATCTGATGAAATTCAGAAACAGTTTTTTCCGATACAAATACAATTAAAAGATAAGTTGATTAAAACACCTTTAGGATTATTTAAATGGAGTTTTATTAATAAAAATGATGTAGATTACTCTATTGGAAATAAAATAGTTTTTATTGAAGCAAATAAGCTAAAAGAACCAATAGAGTTAGATTTATGGAAAGAAGGAGATAAAATTCAACCCATTGGGATGAAGGGGAAGAAAAAAATAAGTGATATATTGATTGATCAAAAGGTTCCTTTGCCCCAAAAGAAAAAGGTTATGGTTTTAAAGTCGGGTGGAGAAATCATTTGGGTGATTGGACATAAATTTTCTGACTCATTTAAAGTTAAAAAAGATACTACAAAAATATTACGAATAGAATATGAAAATTCTTAA
- a CDS encoding OstA-like protein, producing the protein MKLLRFAQNLLMKAIKSKCMNFQRILILCFFLILSITAKAQKNGVKYGSEGYSETINKGKDSFTRLVKNVWFDIEKENVKIKGDSALYYDKKGIMIVFGDVVITKNDTIDITSRRLNYYIDENKAELRNNVVYDDGEMRMTTNYLDYYMTTEDGHFFNGGKLVDDETTLIAREGFVVNAEDLIKFYKDVDLTNPEYQLLTDTLFYHRTTKIATTFGPTKTIMKNGEVVDAEKGGKFYTDKKNAQYTAGKITTESYEIFGDELYFDDLTQQSRAKGNVKVISEENDIIILGQEAATKKEKGITKIWGNPVLKQAVDNDTLYLSADTLISIDSEYDSLSRLLAFNNVKIYKSDMQGVSDSMAYMMQDSMIFFYHNPILWSEGNQIVADTIFMEIKNGKMDKLNMRNKAFTINQDTVKNFNQIKGRNMTAYLKNDQMDKILVEGNGESIYFAVDDETLELIGMNKVLCSSMRIQFLNGEMNDITFYKDPEGRFIPPHEIAEPETRLKDFKWQIEKKPSMLDVLGKYYSSKTNTKTIDETLERPKPTLLEPEIKDN; encoded by the coding sequence ATGAAATTACTTAGATTTGCACAGAATTTGCTAATGAAAGCAATCAAAAGTAAATGTATGAACTTCCAACGAATTTTAATCCTTTGTTTCTTTCTAATCTTATCCATAACTGCGAAAGCGCAGAAAAATGGAGTGAAATATGGCTCTGAAGGATATTCCGAAACAATCAATAAAGGAAAAGACAGTTTTACCCGATTGGTTAAAAATGTTTGGTTTGATATTGAAAAGGAAAATGTCAAAATAAAAGGTGATTCAGCTCTTTATTATGATAAAAAAGGGATAATGATTGTGTTTGGTGATGTAGTAATTACTAAAAACGACACAATCGACATTACCTCTAGAAGGCTGAATTATTATATAGATGAAAATAAGGCAGAGTTAAGAAATAATGTAGTTTATGATGATGGTGAAATGCGTATGACTACCAATTATCTAGACTATTATATGACCACTGAAGATGGTCACTTTTTTAATGGTGGTAAATTAGTAGATGACGAAACTACTCTGATTGCAAGAGAAGGATTTGTGGTAAATGCTGAAGATTTAATCAAATTTTATAAGGATGTCGATTTAACCAACCCTGAATATCAGTTATTAACCGACACCCTCTTCTACCACAGAACTACTAAAATTGCTACTACTTTTGGCCCAACCAAAACCATCATGAAAAATGGTGAGGTAGTAGATGCAGAAAAAGGAGGTAAATTTTATACCGACAAGAAAAACGCTCAATATACAGCTGGTAAAATCACTACGGAATCTTATGAGATTTTCGGTGACGAGCTCTACTTTGATGACCTAACTCAACAATCAAGAGCCAAAGGAAATGTCAAAGTAATCTCTGAGGAAAATGACATTATAATCTTGGGACAAGAAGCTGCCACAAAAAAAGAAAAAGGTATTACTAAAATATGGGGAAATCCCGTTTTGAAACAGGCTGTAGATAATGACACTCTTTATCTCTCAGCCGATACTTTAATATCAATTGATTCTGAATATGACTCTTTGAGCAGATTACTGGCCTTCAACAATGTAAAAATTTATAAATCTGATATGCAAGGAGTTTCGGATTCTATGGCTTATATGATGCAAGATTCCATGATTTTCTTCTACCACAATCCAATACTTTGGAGCGAAGGAAATCAAATAGTAGCAGATACTATTTTCATGGAAATCAAAAATGGCAAAATGGACAAACTCAACATGCGAAATAAAGCCTTCACCATTAATCAGGATACTGTTAAAAATTTCAACCAGATAAAAGGAAGGAATATGACAGCCTATTTGAAAAATGATCAGATGGATAAAATTTTAGTAGAAGGCAATGGTGAAAGTATTTATTTTGCAGTAGACGATGAAACTTTAGAACTAATAGGTATGAATAAAGTTTTATGCAGTTCCATGAGAATACAATTTTTAAATGGCGAAATGAATGATATTACTTTTTATAAAGACCCTGAAGGACGCTTTATACCTCCACATGAAATAGCTGAGCCAGAGACAAGACTGAAAGATTTTAAGTGGCAAATTGAGAAAAAGCCAAGTATGCTGGATGTTTTAGGGAAATATTATTCTTCGAAAACTAACACCAAAACAATTGACGAGACTCTAGAGAGACCTAAGCCTACTCTTTTAGAGCCGGAAATTAAGGATAATTAG
- a CDS encoding T9SS type A sorting domain-containing protein produces MKIVFTISLIFLLSFSSKAQDIIIKDLSNEITTNFQNSKSETFQIHNYTNQDKAIKIRSNIPKMQGGTTLLICHDDNCQEDSNALIINIPANSTSKEITIVLNGGLSNYKETAYFEFIDMKVDIGIKKEIELNVSNERTQELFFSKEEIQVKSFFPNPAVKSAIMEYSINPYEQDAKITLQNVLGSIVDTYKLNPDENKLTISTEDLTPGVYFYTLTIDDEGLATRKLIVKK; encoded by the coding sequence GTGAAAATAGTTTTTACCATATCTTTAATATTCCTACTATCCTTTTCTAGCAAGGCTCAGGACATTATTATTAAAGATTTGAGCAATGAAATCACTACTAATTTTCAAAATTCCAAGTCTGAAACATTTCAAATCCATAATTATACTAACCAAGACAAAGCCATTAAAATAAGATCGAATATCCCCAAAATGCAAGGCGGCACTACTTTACTTATATGCCACGATGATAATTGTCAAGAAGATTCAAATGCTCTTATAATAAATATACCTGCCAATAGTACCTCCAAAGAAATCACCATAGTACTAAACGGAGGACTATCAAACTATAAAGAAACTGCTTACTTTGAATTTATTGACATGAAAGTGGATATAGGGATTAAAAAAGAAATTGAGTTAAATGTAAGCAATGAACGCACTCAAGAACTATTCTTTTCCAAGGAAGAAATTCAAGTTAAAAGCTTTTTTCCTAATCCTGCAGTAAAATCAGCTATAATGGAATATAGCATTAATCCATATGAACAAGACGCAAAAATCACTCTTCAAAATGTATTAGGTTCTATTGTAGACACGTACAAACTTAATCCAGATGAAAATAAATTAACAATCAGCACGGAGGATTTAACTCCTGGTGTGTATTTCTACACCCTTACAATTGATGACGAAGGATTAGCAACCAGGAAATTAATTGTAAAAAAATAA
- a CDS encoding outer membrane protein assembly factor BamD, with amino-acid sequence MRNSYRNLLIILTLSLTLAACSDFRKLQKSADWEKKYDAAISYYEQGEYYKANVLLEQILPIIKGSEKAEIANFYYGYTYYYQEQYLLASHYFKTFYDTFNRSEFAEEARFMFAFSLFQDSPRYNLDQTSSKEAIVALQGFINLFPNSEYVPKADAALSQLRSKLERKAYEKALLYYDLKKHMTGEFLKAALVEFDNFQDDFPGSQFTEEIRYLEIEAMYKLAQVSIYSVRKERYLEAMDFYEDFIETYEQSNYLPKAEKIYEDCLEQIRKLNS; translated from the coding sequence ATGCGAAATTCGTACAGAAATTTACTAATAATATTAACGCTCAGCCTTACTTTAGCAGCTTGTAGTGACTTCCGCAAGCTTCAGAAAAGTGCTGATTGGGAAAAGAAATATGATGCTGCCATTTCTTATTATGAGCAGGGAGAATACTATAAAGCCAATGTCTTATTGGAACAAATTCTACCCATCATAAAAGGATCGGAAAAAGCAGAGATTGCTAACTTCTACTATGGTTACACTTACTATTACCAAGAGCAGTATCTGTTAGCATCGCATTATTTCAAAACTTTTTACGACACGTTCAATAGAAGCGAATTTGCTGAAGAAGCAAGATTCATGTTCGCATTTTCGCTTTTTCAAGATTCACCTCGCTATAATCTAGATCAAACGAGCTCAAAAGAGGCAATCGTAGCGCTGCAAGGATTCATTAATTTGTTTCCGAATTCAGAATATGTTCCAAAAGCTGATGCTGCTTTAAGTCAATTACGTTCTAAATTGGAACGAAAAGCCTACGAAAAAGCTTTGTTATATTACGACTTGAAAAAGCACATGACAGGGGAATTTCTAAAGGCGGCATTAGTAGAGTTCGATAATTTTCAAGATGATTTCCCAGGATCACAGTTTACTGAGGAAATTAGATATCTAGAAATAGAAGCGATGTATAAGCTAGCACAAGTAAGTATTTACTCTGTCAGAAAAGAGCGGTATCTAGAAGCTATGGATTTCTACGAAGATTTTATTGAAACATACGAGCAAAGCAACTATTTACCAAAAGCAGAGAAAATTTACGAAGACTGTTTAGAACAAATTAGAAAATTAAATTCATAA
- a CDS encoding DNA-directed RNA polymerase subunit omega, which yields MANPSITTRDTSELVQDTDNIYQTVVVASKRARQISSNVKEELSNKLAEFASTVDNLEEIFENREQIEISKFYERMPKPTIMAMEEFLEGKVYYRKREEEDK from the coding sequence ATGGCAAATCCATCAATTACTACTAGAGATACTTCAGAGTTGGTACAAGATACAGACAATATCTACCAAACCGTTGTAGTGGCTTCAAAAAGAGCTCGACAAATTTCAAGCAATGTAAAAGAAGAGTTGAGTAACAAATTAGCTGAATTTGCTTCTACTGTTGATAATCTTGAAGAAATTTTTGAAAACAGAGAGCAAATTGAAATCTCTAAATTCTATGAAAGAATGCCAAAGCCCACAATAATGGCAATGGAAGAATTTTTAGAAGGTAAAGTTTATTACCGAAAAAGAGAAGAAGAGGACAAATAA
- a CDS encoding flavoprotein, whose amino-acid sequence MLQGKKIILGITGSIAAYKAATLTRLLLKAGAEVQIIMTDDAKEFITPLTLSTLSQKPVLSKFTRNDSGEWNNHVQLGLWADLILIAPASANTLAKCAHGICDNLLLATYLSAKCPVAFAPAMDLDMYQHPTTTANIKKLESYGNYIIHAASGELASGLEGQGRMQEPEFLVEELVDILSVKKNSKVKK is encoded by the coding sequence ATGCTCCAAGGTAAAAAAATAATTTTAGGTATAACGGGTAGTATTGCCGCTTACAAAGCAGCAACGCTTACCCGTTTGTTGCTTAAAGCAGGTGCTGAAGTGCAAATCATTATGACTGATGATGCTAAAGAATTCATCACTCCTTTGACTTTAAGCACGTTAAGCCAAAAGCCCGTATTATCAAAATTCACTAGAAATGATTCTGGCGAATGGAACAATCATGTCCAATTAGGCTTATGGGCTGATCTAATACTAATTGCTCCTGCATCTGCAAATACTCTTGCAAAATGCGCACATGGTATTTGTGATAACCTTTTACTAGCCACTTATCTATCAGCTAAGTGCCCCGTTGCTTTTGCACCAGCAATGGACTTGGACATGTACCAGCATCCTACTACTACAGCCAACATCAAAAAGCTTGAATCTTACGGAAACTACATAATCCATGCTGCTTCTGGTGAATTAGCCAGTGGATTAGAAGGTCAAGGTAGAATGCAAGAACCTGAATTTTTAGTAGAAGAATTGGTAGATATTCTTTCCGTAAAAAAAAATTCCAAGGTAAAAAAGTAG
- a CDS encoding phosphopantothenoylcysteine decarboxylase, translated as MITAGPTHEAIDPVRFVGNHSSGKMGYAIANSFAREGAQVTLISGPSSLDQPVGISNFIAVTSAEEMFKGAEQNYGDADIIVFAAAIADYRPKSVAKEKIKKKAEDMSIEMEKTIDIAKTLGEQKQKHQLNIGFALETENEEANALKKLKNKNFDLVVLNSLRDENAAFGHNTNKVKIYGQKGLLTESELLSKSKVADIILNQIYKLSI; from the coding sequence GTGATCACAGCGGGCCCTACGCACGAAGCTATAGATCCAGTTCGTTTTGTGGGTAATCATTCTTCAGGGAAAATGGGATATGCCATAGCTAATTCGTTCGCAAGAGAAGGTGCTCAAGTAACCCTAATTTCTGGCCCTTCATCATTAGACCAACCTGTCGGAATCTCAAACTTTATTGCAGTAACATCAGCTGAAGAAATGTTTAAAGGAGCTGAGCAAAATTACGGAGATGCAGACATCATTGTGTTTGCAGCTGCGATTGCTGATTACAGGCCAAAATCAGTTGCAAAGGAGAAAATTAAAAAGAAAGCAGAGGATATGTCAATAGAAATGGAGAAAACCATTGATATTGCCAAAACATTAGGCGAACAGAAACAAAAACACCAATTGAACATAGGCTTTGCTCTGGAAACAGAAAATGAAGAAGCAAATGCTTTAAAAAAATTGAAAAATAAAAACTTCGACTTAGTCGTTCTAAATAGTCTGAGAGATGAAAATGCTGCTTTTGGGCATAATACAAATAAAGTGAAGATTTATGGACAGAAGGGATTGCTAACAGAATCTGAATTACTGTCTAAATCAAAAGTAGCAGACATTATATTAAATCAAATTTATAAATTGAGTATCTAA
- the porD gene encoding type IX secretion system protein PorD, protein MIKGLLTFYISIFSLTSLIAQDLFFQIKVDASTANTSETRVFTDMENAFKQFMNETKWTDEELELFERIKGVMVINITDIPRTGRYQADMQVQSVRPVYNSNYESIMFNIADRKLSFDYTESQPLIYTKNSFNNNLVSILAFYANFLLGMDFDSFSELGGQKYYDEALNIARSAQQQGFQPGWEQFGNLQSKYALVQSALNSQLEPVRKSLYLYYRKGLDMMEEDPKEARKSVLEALENIQKANKLNPNSPFITVILQTKSEEIVQIFTEGDMTIRRKAYEIMRDIAPANSQDYEVMIK, encoded by the coding sequence ATGATAAAAGGCCTTCTTACATTTTATATTTCAATTTTTTCCCTGACTTCCCTAATTGCTCAAGATTTATTCTTTCAAATAAAAGTTGATGCATCAACAGCTAATACTTCTGAAACAAGGGTTTTTACCGATATGGAAAACGCCTTTAAACAGTTCATGAATGAAACTAAATGGACCGATGAAGAGCTTGAGCTTTTTGAAAGAATTAAAGGGGTAATGGTTATTAATATTACAGACATTCCCAGAACTGGTAGATATCAGGCAGATATGCAAGTACAATCCGTCAGGCCTGTGTACAATAGCAATTATGAATCGATCATGTTTAATATTGCAGATAGAAAATTAAGTTTTGATTACACCGAGTCTCAGCCTTTAATTTATACTAAGAATAGCTTCAACAATAATCTAGTAAGCATTTTAGCTTTCTACGCAAACTTTCTATTAGGAATGGATTTTGACAGTTTCTCAGAACTAGGTGGTCAAAAATATTATGACGAAGCCTTAAACATTGCAAGATCTGCTCAGCAGCAAGGATTTCAACCAGGCTGGGAGCAATTTGGCAACCTGCAAAGTAAATATGCACTAGTACAATCTGCTCTTAATTCACAACTTGAGCCTGTTCGTAAAAGCCTATACCTTTACTACAGGAAAGGGTTAGATATGATGGAAGAGGATCCCAAAGAAGCAAGAAAATCCGTATTGGAGGCTTTAGAAAATATTCAAAAAGCTAATAAGCTCAATCCCAATTCTCCTTTTATCACAGTCATTCTTCAAACTAAATCTGAGGAAATAGTTCAAATTTTCACTGAAGGAGATATGACAATAAGAAGAAAAGCTTACGAAATCATGCGAGATATAGCGCCAGCTAATTCCCAAGACTATGAGGTAATGATCAAATAA
- a CDS encoding AAA family ATPase — protein sequence MLQKLLIKNYALIQELNINPSRNLNTITGETGAGKSIMLGAVGLLLGKRADTKVLYSTDAKCVVEGIFDIKEYNLNSFFENEDLDYDEECVIRREISASGKSRAFINDTPVTLDILKHLGSYLMDVHSQHETLLIGDQDFQLRIIDAYAGTISDLKNYQSLFLAYTKAKKD from the coding sequence ATGCTTCAAAAGCTTTTGATTAAAAATTACGCCTTAATTCAAGAACTTAATATCAACCCCTCCCGCAACCTCAATACTATTACAGGTGAAACAGGAGCAGGAAAATCTATTATGCTAGGTGCTGTTGGATTATTACTTGGTAAAAGGGCTGACACTAAAGTGCTTTACTCAACTGATGCCAAATGTGTTGTTGAAGGTATTTTTGATATTAAAGAATATAATTTAAATTCTTTTTTTGAAAATGAAGATCTAGATTATGATGAAGAGTGTGTCATCAGAAGAGAGATTAGTGCTAGTGGCAAATCAAGGGCTTTCATCAATGATACTCCAGTTACCTTAGATATTCTTAAGCATCTTGGAAGCTATTTGATGGATGTTCATTCGCAACATGAAACCTTGTTAATAGGAGACCAAGATTTTCAGTTGAGGATAATAGATGCTTATGCTGGTACGATTAGCGATCTAAAAAATTACCAATCACTTTTTTTAGCCTATACTAAAGCAAAAAAAGACTAG
- a CDS encoding DNA repair protein RecN, translating to MQQEKDFNQFLFDELDKAQLKTGEQDELEEKLEVLENGELIKVKLSEAYQLVDGQEFAAIQNLHQATESLKTIQSYGKNFQELSERLNSSFIEIQDIAKELEIAANEFEHQPDELQQTQERLSLVYSLQQKHHVDSVEELLKIKTELEEKLLAVADVEGSEKKLQKEVDEAYLQMNKKAQAISQQRIQHFERLENELKALLSGLGMEDAVVKIANQTKTHDKSGIDDIKILFSANKGIAPQNLKSIASGGEFSRLMFAIKYIMADKIAMPTIIFDEIDTGISGEVAIKMVNMMQRMAENHQVITISHLPQIAAKGHQHYFVFKDNTAEKSVSKIKLLSDNERSLEIAKMIGGENPSESAIQSARELLAV from the coding sequence ATGCAACAAGAGAAGGATTTCAATCAATTCCTTTTTGATGAGTTGGATAAAGCTCAACTAAAAACAGGGGAGCAAGATGAGTTAGAAGAAAAATTGGAGGTACTAGAAAATGGTGAATTGATAAAAGTCAAATTATCTGAAGCTTATCAATTAGTGGATGGTCAAGAATTTGCAGCCATTCAAAATTTACATCAAGCCACCGAAAGTCTTAAAACTATTCAATCTTATGGGAAGAATTTTCAAGAATTATCGGAAAGATTAAATAGCAGCTTTATAGAAATTCAGGATATTGCAAAAGAGTTGGAGATAGCTGCTAATGAATTTGAACACCAACCTGATGAGCTTCAACAAACCCAGGAAAGATTAAGCTTAGTATATTCTTTACAACAAAAGCATCATGTGGATTCAGTTGAAGAATTACTCAAAATAAAAACAGAATTAGAGGAAAAACTCTTAGCCGTTGCTGATGTTGAAGGAAGTGAGAAAAAACTTCAAAAAGAGGTTGATGAAGCTTATTTACAAATGAATAAAAAAGCTCAAGCAATCAGTCAGCAAAGAATCCAACATTTTGAACGACTTGAAAATGAGTTAAAAGCTCTTTTATCTGGTTTGGGAATGGAAGATGCAGTTGTTAAAATTGCCAATCAAACTAAAACACATGATAAAAGCGGTATAGATGATATCAAAATATTATTTAGTGCCAACAAAGGAATAGCTCCACAAAATTTAAAAAGCATCGCTTCAGGAGGTGAATTTTCACGGCTAATGTTTGCCATTAAATATATAATGGCTGACAAAATTGCCATGCCTACGATTATTTTCGATGAAATTGACACAGGAATTTCGGGAGAGGTAGCTATTAAAATGGTAAATATGATGCAAAGAATGGCTGAAAATCATCAAGTGATTACCATCAGCCACTTGCCGCAAATTGCTGCTAAAGGACATCAGCACTACTTTGTATTCAAGGATAATACTGCAGAAAAATCTGTTAGTAAAATAAAATTGCTTAGCGATAATGAACGCTCATTAGAAATAGCAAAAATGATTGGGGGAGAAAACCCGAGCGAGTCAGCTATTCAAAGTGCGCGGGAGTTATTGGCGGTATAA